In Hydrogenovibrio thermophilus, the following are encoded in one genomic region:
- the rfbD gene encoding dTDP-4-dehydrorhamnose reductase: protein MIKVLATGSNGQLGQSLQVLQNQFSDLSFVFLDRSQLDLSQLDSIQTVLSGYEFDVLLNCAAYTAVDQAESEKELANRINHQALKELAMATKQQGAKIIHVSTDYVFNGRAYRPYQETDKTDPQNIYGFTKLKGEQVLLKHMPENAIVIRTSWVYSEFGNNFVKTMLRLGKEREHLNVIFDQIGSPTYARDLANAILQIATHPTLQKTKVESQIFHYSNEGVCSWFDFAKAIFELSKYSCQVSPIETKDYPTPAARPYYSLMNKAEIKQSYGLEIPYWRDALKTCLKELEK, encoded by the coding sequence ATGATTAAGGTGCTGGCAACCGGTTCAAATGGGCAGCTAGGGCAAAGTCTGCAGGTTCTACAAAACCAATTTTCGGATTTATCATTTGTCTTTCTCGATCGGAGTCAGTTGGACTTGTCGCAACTGGACTCAATTCAAACTGTTTTGTCGGGCTATGAGTTTGATGTTTTATTGAACTGTGCGGCCTATACCGCCGTCGATCAAGCCGAGTCTGAAAAAGAGCTGGCCAATAGGATTAATCATCAAGCGCTCAAAGAGCTGGCCATGGCGACAAAGCAGCAAGGCGCAAAAATCATTCATGTTTCCACCGATTATGTTTTCAATGGTCGAGCTTATAGACCTTATCAAGAAACAGACAAAACGGACCCACAAAATATTTACGGTTTTACGAAGCTGAAGGGAGAACAGGTTTTATTGAAACATATGCCTGAAAATGCAATTGTGATCCGTACAAGTTGGGTGTATTCGGAATTTGGAAATAACTTTGTCAAGACCATGCTGCGTTTGGGAAAAGAGCGTGAGCACCTCAATGTTATCTTTGATCAGATTGGCAGCCCAACTTATGCAAGGGATCTTGCAAATGCTATTTTACAGATCGCGACACATCCAACTCTCCAAAAGACTAAGGTGGAGTCGCAGATATTTCATTATTCAAATGAAGGCGTTTGTAGTTGGTTTGATTTTGCAAAGGCCATCTTTGAACTCTCAAAATATTCCTGCCAGGTCTCGCCAATTGAAACAAAAGACTATCCGACGCCAGCGGCCCGTCCATATTATAGTTTGATGAATAAAGCAGAAATCAAACAGTCATATGGTTTGGAAATTCCCTATTGGCGGGATGCCTTAAAAACCTGTTTAAAGGAACTTGAAAAATAA
- the rfbC gene encoding dTDP-4-dehydrorhamnose 3,5-epimerase — MQFIKQPIPEVVLIKPQVHGDHRGYFSETFRQDKFEEAVGYRVHFCQDNESKSTKGVLRGLHFQLPPYAQSKLVRVIEGEVLDVAVDIRASSPTFGQVVTAILNDENKHQLFIPRGFAHGFVVLSETAIFAYKVDNYYSPECDRGLAYNDPALNIDWMLLAEELKLSDKDQKQPGLVDLASCFEYGINYYD, encoded by the coding sequence ATGCAATTTATTAAGCAACCGATTCCCGAAGTCGTGTTAATTAAACCTCAAGTTCACGGTGATCACCGAGGCTATTTTTCAGAAACATTTCGTCAAGACAAGTTTGAGGAAGCCGTTGGTTATCGAGTTCATTTTTGCCAAGATAACGAATCAAAATCAACAAAAGGCGTTTTGAGGGGATTGCATTTTCAGTTGCCGCCTTATGCACAAAGCAAGCTAGTGCGTGTGATCGAGGGTGAAGTGCTCGATGTTGCGGTTGATATTCGGGCGAGCAGCCCGACTTTTGGGCAAGTAGTGACGGCTATTTTGAATGATGAAAATAAGCATCAATTGTTTATTCCACGAGGGTTTGCACATGGCTTTGTTGTTCTGAGTGAAACGGCGATTTTTGCCTATAAGGTGGATAACTACTATTCTCCTGAATGCGATCGTGGCCTAGCCTACAATGATCCAGCGTTGAATATTGACTGGATGTTACTTGCCGAAGAACTGAAGCTGTCTGATAAGGATCAAAAACAGCCAGGCCTGGTGGATTTAGCAAGTTGTTTTGAATATGGAATCAATTACTATGATTAA
- the rfbA gene encoding glucose-1-phosphate thymidylyltransferase RfbA — MKGIILAGGSGTRLYPITKGVSKQLVPIYDKPMVYYPLSVLMLAGIQEVLIITTPEDQENFQKLLGDGTELGMRFEYVVQPTPDGLAQAFILGEDFIGGDDACLVLGDNIYYGHDLTTTLGNAVQNAKQDSKATVFGYHVHDPERYGVAEFDDSGNVISLEEKPEVPKSNYAVTGLYFYPNDVVQKAKQVKPSHRGELEITTVNQMYLEERRLKLETMGRGYAWLDTGTHESLLEASQFIETIEKRQGLKVACIEEIAYEMGYISKQQLIDLAQPLKKNQYGQYLLKRAE; from the coding sequence ATGAAAGGTATTATTTTAGCAGGTGGTTCGGGTACAAGGCTGTACCCTATTACAAAAGGTGTTTCAAAACAGTTAGTTCCGATTTATGACAAACCGATGGTGTATTATCCTCTGTCCGTTTTGATGCTGGCCGGTATTCAAGAGGTATTGATTATTACAACGCCGGAAGACCAAGAAAATTTTCAAAAGTTACTAGGCGATGGAACGGAGTTGGGGATGCGTTTTGAGTACGTTGTACAGCCGACACCGGACGGATTAGCCCAAGCGTTTATTTTGGGTGAGGATTTTATTGGTGGTGATGATGCCTGTTTGGTGTTGGGCGATAATATCTATTATGGTCACGACCTGACAACAACACTTGGCAATGCAGTACAAAACGCTAAGCAAGATTCTAAAGCAACGGTTTTTGGTTATCATGTCCATGACCCAGAGCGTTACGGTGTGGCGGAGTTTGACGATTCTGGTAACGTCATTTCTTTGGAAGAAAAACCGGAAGTACCAAAATCTAATTATGCCGTCACGGGGCTTTATTTTTACCCAAATGACGTGGTTCAAAAGGCAAAACAAGTGAAACCTTCTCATCGTGGTGAGTTAGAAATTACCACGGTGAATCAAATGTACTTGGAAGAACGCCGTTTAAAGTTAGAAACCATGGGAAGGGGGTATGCTTGGTTGGATACAGGAACGCATGAAAGTTTGTTGGAGGCTTCGCAATTTATCGAAACCATCGAAAAACGCCAGGGGCTAAAAGTGGCCTGTATTGAAGAAATTGCTTATGAAATGGGCTATATTTCAAAACAGCAGTTAATTGATCTGGCCCAGCCGTTAAAGAAAAACCAATATGGGCAGTACCTCCTAAAAAGAGCGGAATAA
- the glmS gene encoding glutamine--fructose-6-phosphate transaminase (isomerizing) yields MCGIVGGIAERNLVPILLEGLKRLEYRGYDSSGVAVLDSENTIQRVRALGKIKSLEAKIAEAEHPLSGQIGIAHTRWATHGVPAENNAHPHICNNQVAVVHNGIIENYQSLKKHQLTEGYRFTSDTDTEVVAHCVHEQLKSSQTLLEAVQKAITHFEGAYALGVVSVEYPNTLIAARKGSPLVIGVGIGEHFIASDVSALLPVTQSFIFLEEGDVAEITRESVNVYDVNGHQVAREIKQSSLTMHSVDLGEHRHYMHKEIFEQPQAVIDTLEGRITQNHMLVSAFGHDAEAIFQTVRQVQIIACGTSYHAGLVAKYWFEDIIGLPCQVEVASEYRYRNPVLLDHTLFVTISQSGETADTLAALQQIKALKGDKTIATLSICNVPESSLTRESDLTFLTHAGPEIGVASTKAFTTQLVALSLLVTALGKALHLMSETQERKIIHGLQKLPGLLQKALTHENDIKAIAQGFADKESALFLGRGTMYPIAMEGALKLKEISYIHAEAYPAGELKHGPLALIDEHIPVIAIAPHDDLLEKLKSNLQEVKARGGQMIVFEDEQADVDSQGNMKVVKATTNVGRITAPITFNVPLQLLSYHVALIKGTDVDQPRNLAKSVTVE; encoded by the coding sequence ATGTGCGGAATTGTGGGCGGTATCGCCGAACGGAATCTGGTTCCGATTTTATTGGAAGGTCTAAAAAGGCTGGAGTATCGTGGTTATGATTCTTCCGGTGTCGCAGTTTTGGATTCTGAAAACACTATTCAACGCGTTCGTGCACTGGGTAAAATTAAAAGCCTAGAAGCGAAAATCGCAGAAGCCGAACATCCTCTTTCCGGTCAAATTGGTATCGCGCATACTCGTTGGGCCACGCATGGTGTTCCTGCCGAAAATAACGCGCATCCTCACATCTGTAATAATCAAGTCGCTGTTGTTCATAACGGCATTATCGAAAATTATCAATCGCTTAAGAAGCATCAGCTGACTGAAGGGTATCGCTTTACCTCCGATACCGATACGGAAGTCGTCGCGCACTGTGTGCACGAGCAATTGAAATCATCGCAAACATTGCTTGAAGCCGTGCAAAAAGCCATTACCCACTTTGAAGGCGCTTATGCCTTAGGGGTAGTGTCGGTTGAATATCCGAATACTTTAATCGCAGCTCGCAAAGGAAGTCCTTTAGTGATTGGCGTTGGTATCGGAGAACATTTTATTGCCTCGGATGTGTCTGCTTTATTACCGGTGACGCAGAGCTTTATCTTTCTGGAAGAAGGGGATGTCGCTGAAATTACCCGTGAAAGTGTCAATGTTTATGATGTGAATGGTCATCAGGTCGCTCGAGAAATCAAGCAGTCTTCTTTGACTATGCATTCCGTGGATTTGGGTGAGCATCGTCACTACATGCACAAAGAAATTTTTGAGCAGCCCCAAGCGGTAATCGACACATTAGAAGGGCGGATTACGCAAAACCATATGCTGGTTTCGGCTTTTGGGCACGATGCGGAAGCCATTTTTCAAACGGTTCGGCAGGTGCAAATTATTGCCTGTGGTACAAGCTATCATGCCGGTTTGGTCGCGAAATATTGGTTTGAAGACATTATCGGTTTGCCGTGTCAGGTGGAAGTCGCCAGTGAATATCGTTACCGCAATCCGGTGCTACTCGATCATACGCTTTTTGTGACCATTAGTCAGTCCGGTGAAACCGCTGATACCCTTGCTGCCCTTCAACAAATCAAAGCCCTGAAAGGGGATAAGACGATTGCCACCTTGTCGATCTGTAATGTGCCAGAATCCAGCCTGACGCGTGAATCTGATTTAACCTTCTTAACCCATGCCGGGCCGGAAATTGGTGTTGCCTCTACTAAGGCTTTTACAACTCAATTAGTCGCCTTGTCTTTGCTGGTGACGGCGCTTGGTAAAGCGTTGCATTTGATGTCTGAAACCCAGGAACGCAAAATCATTCACGGGTTGCAGAAACTGCCAGGCCTGCTGCAAAAAGCATTGACTCATGAAAACGATATTAAGGCCATTGCGCAAGGTTTTGCGGATAAAGAAAGTGCTTTGTTCCTAGGGCGAGGGACTATGTATCCCATCGCCATGGAGGGAGCTCTAAAATTAAAAGAAATCAGTTACATTCATGCAGAGGCTTATCCGGCCGGAGAGTTAAAGCATGGCCCCTTAGCGTTGATTGACGAACACATTCCGGTGATTGCGATTGCGCCTCACGATGACTTGTTGGAAAAGTTGAAATCCAACCTTCAGGAAGTCAAAGCGCGTGGCGGACAAATGATTGTGTTCGAAGATGAGCAAGCAGATGTCGATTCTCAAGGGAATATGAAAGTGGTGAAGGCTACGACGAATGTTGGGCGCATTACCGCGCCAATCACGTTTAATGTGCCATTGCAGTTGTTGAGCTATCACGTGGCGTTGATTAAAGGCACGGATGTGGATCAGCCTAGAAATTTGGCAAAGTCAGTAACAGTAGAATAA
- the rsmI gene encoding 16S rRNA (cytidine(1402)-2'-O)-methyltransferase, producing MTEKMTESQDAMSGCLYIVATPIGNLKDITLRALEVLEAVDWVAAEDTRHSKKLLQHYGVNKPLISLHDHNELERRDELLARLEKGETGALISDAGTPLISDPGYHLVSLLRDAQVRVEPVPGASAMIAALSAAGMPTNRFTFEGFLPAKKQKRLHTLEALLAEPRTMVFYESPHRLLESLAAFKNVFGSDREMVVAKELTKQFETFVSGGVEAVLSFFEQHPDKVRGEFVLILSGRAVVEVDASALSSEAENLIQILLGQSLPVKQISEIVADVYGLKKKVVYQSVLELKN from the coding sequence ATGACTGAAAAAATGACAGAATCCCAGGATGCGATGTCGGGGTGCCTTTACATTGTTGCGACGCCGATCGGGAATTTGAAGGATATTACGTTGCGCGCGTTGGAGGTGTTGGAAGCCGTCGATTGGGTGGCGGCGGAGGATACGCGCCATTCCAAAAAGCTGTTGCAGCATTATGGCGTGAATAAGCCTTTGATCAGTTTGCATGACCATAACGAACTGGAACGGCGGGACGAATTGCTGGCGCGCTTGGAAAAAGGCGAAACAGGCGCGTTGATTTCCGATGCCGGGACTCCGTTGATCAGTGACCCGGGGTATCATTTGGTGAGCTTATTGCGTGACGCGCAGGTGCGAGTGGAGCCAGTACCGGGAGCGTCCGCGATGATTGCGGCCTTGAGTGCGGCGGGGATGCCGACTAACCGATTTACGTTTGAGGGATTTTTGCCAGCGAAAAAACAGAAGCGTTTACACACGTTAGAAGCGTTGTTGGCTGAACCGAGAACCATGGTGTTTTATGAATCGCCGCACCGGTTGTTGGAAAGTCTGGCAGCTTTCAAAAACGTGTTTGGTTCGGACCGGGAAATGGTCGTTGCCAAGGAGTTGACGAAGCAGTTCGAAACGTTTGTTTCCGGTGGTGTTGAAGCGGTTTTATCCTTTTTTGAACAACATCCCGATAAAGTTCGTGGTGAATTTGTGTTGATTTTGTCGGGCCGTGCGGTGGTGGAGGTTGATGCCTCGGCGCTGAGTTCGGAAGCGGAAAATTTGATTCAAATATTGCTGGGACAATCGTTGCCGGTGAAACAGATTTCGGAAATCGTGGCGGATGTTTACGGTTTGAAAAAGAAAGTGGTGTATCAGTCGGTTTTAGAGTTAAAAAACTAG
- a CDS encoding penicillin-binding protein activator: MLKQIAFISVLFFPVLWLSSCSTPSKKIETVEKVMTDPKSSAAEKQAILLELEDAIRDAKKRQAWPDYIQLSQSLWQKVGPSDQLAIEYQVWSTLKQLPPKTLAQLQAQAETDQNIEMLDWLALVEATQQRPIWQKQSLQDLAEFNTGAFYNEHLLAQLQTRLEHPVPVKHVAVLLPFSGQYANISEQIRDGILKNHFAHQRDTIIRFYDSSDLNNLQQTYLNAVHQGAEWVIGPLTKEAVETLAALKPNNLIALNHVDQSHVRQFNFKSESEAYQINQKLQYNNMKRIGILTSTANSDAALASQIAGHWKQTDGHVAVLKSYPTKNPNLRKALGSVINETNSQARKNNLYWLFREKIEFTPRTRQDLDAIVLVGNTRRLGVFKPQFKFFELNLPIYGTSKITPAQLDKTPANRDLSDLIFPTMPAALKPTPLNTPFEAFGWDSLTIVMNQDNLAPGVCLNNGMTGRLSIQENEIDHDYVWGKYSSAGLAEKAPDIRPSNTPETPLEETGSDTLETAQN; encoded by the coding sequence ATGCTTAAACAAATCGCTTTCATCTCCGTCCTTTTCTTCCCAGTTTTATGGCTGTCGAGCTGTAGCACGCCGTCCAAAAAAATCGAAACCGTCGAAAAGGTCATGACCGACCCGAAAAGCAGCGCCGCCGAAAAGCAAGCCATTCTGCTTGAACTGGAAGACGCGATTCGCGATGCCAAAAAGCGCCAGGCCTGGCCAGATTATATTCAATTGAGCCAATCGCTATGGCAAAAAGTCGGCCCATCGGATCAACTCGCGATTGAATACCAAGTCTGGTCCACTTTGAAACAACTGCCGCCGAAAACCCTGGCCCAGTTACAAGCTCAGGCGGAAACCGACCAAAACATTGAAATGCTCGATTGGCTGGCGCTGGTGGAAGCCACGCAACAACGCCCGATTTGGCAAAAACAATCCCTGCAAGACCTGGCCGAGTTCAATACCGGCGCGTTTTACAACGAGCATTTGCTAGCCCAATTACAAACGCGCCTGGAACACCCGGTTCCCGTTAAACATGTTGCTGTGCTCCTGCCGTTCAGCGGGCAGTACGCCAACATCAGCGAACAGATTCGTGACGGCATCCTGAAAAACCACTTCGCGCACCAGCGCGACACCATCATTCGTTTTTACGACAGTTCGGACTTGAACAATCTCCAACAAACCTATTTAAACGCCGTTCACCAAGGTGCCGAATGGGTCATCGGCCCGCTCACCAAGGAAGCCGTGGAAACCTTAGCCGCCTTGAAACCAAACAACCTTATCGCCTTGAATCACGTCGACCAAAGCCACGTCAGACAATTCAATTTCAAATCGGAATCCGAAGCGTATCAAATCAACCAGAAACTGCAATATAACAATATGAAGCGCATCGGCATCCTCACCAGCACGGCCAATTCCGACGCCGCTCTGGCATCGCAAATTGCCGGGCACTGGAAGCAAACCGACGGCCATGTCGCGGTGCTCAAAAGTTACCCGACCAAGAACCCGAATCTGCGTAAAGCTCTCGGCAGCGTCATCAACGAAACCAACAGCCAGGCTCGCAAAAACAACCTCTACTGGCTGTTCCGGGAAAAAATCGAATTCACGCCGCGTACCCGCCAGGATTTGGATGCCATCGTATTGGTCGGCAACACGCGCCGCCTGGGCGTTTTCAAACCGCAGTTCAAATTTTTCGAACTGAACCTGCCAATTTATGGCACCTCGAAAATCACCCCGGCTCAGCTGGATAAAACCCCGGCCAATCGCGACCTCAGTGATTTGATTTTCCCAACCATGCCCGCCGCACTTAAACCGACGCCGCTCAACACACCGTTTGAGGCCTTCGGTTGGGACAGCCTGACCATTGTCATGAATCAAGACAACCTCGCGCCCGGCGTCTGTTTAAACAACGGCATGACGGGAAGACTCTCCATTCAGGAAAACGAAATCGACCACGACTATGTCTGGGGAAAATACAGTTCGGCCGGCCTGGCTGAAAAAGCGCCCGATATCCGACCGTCCAATACTCCGGAAACACCGCTGGAAGAAACCGGCTCCGACACATTGGAAACGGCACAGAACTGA
- a CDS encoding YraN family protein, protein MGWFSQNKGRQAEQNAKHWLNQHGIQILAENHRCKGGEIDLIGLDTDNTLIFIEVKARQNRNYGHATEFVDTRKQQRIRRCAEAFLLQHSDYQNHAMRFDVLAFHDNASDAPEWLQNAF, encoded by the coding sequence ATGGGCTGGTTCAGCCAGAACAAAGGACGGCAAGCGGAACAAAACGCCAAACATTGGCTGAACCAACACGGTATTCAAATCCTCGCCGAAAACCATCGCTGCAAAGGCGGTGAAATCGACCTCATTGGACTGGATACCGACAACACCTTGATTTTCATTGAGGTCAAAGCGCGTCAGAACCGCAATTATGGCCACGCCACCGAGTTTGTCGACACCCGAAAACAACAGCGCATCCGGCGCTGCGCTGAAGCCTTCCTGCTTCAACACAGCGATTACCAAAACCACGCCATGCGCTTTGACGTCCTCGCCTTTCACGACAACGCGTCAGACGCGCCGGAATGGCTGCAAAACGCTTTTTAG
- a CDS encoding class I SAM-dependent methyltransferase, which yields MSVSIEKTQQQILKHHGGNGSQARQAIANSYDRRHDDDFWQFWQATVAANHQSSDGIVDMGAGIGQFVRDCALRYPDSVVIGLEAAPYMLEHTVELPNNARFVQDDLNLPQADIAPGSVSMVMANMVVHELTQPIKMFKAAYDWLKPGGRLCVVDVVRQPPVQ from the coding sequence ATGAGTGTGTCCATTGAAAAAACGCAACAACAAATTTTAAAACATCATGGTGGCAATGGTTCTCAAGCCCGGCAGGCCATTGCCAACAGTTATGACCGACGTCATGATGACGATTTCTGGCAATTTTGGCAAGCGACGGTGGCCGCGAACCATCAATCTAGCGATGGCATTGTCGATATGGGCGCGGGCATCGGGCAGTTCGTGCGGGATTGTGCGTTGCGTTATCCCGATTCGGTGGTCATTGGGTTGGAAGCGGCGCCTTATATGCTGGAGCATACCGTTGAGTTGCCGAACAATGCCCGGTTCGTCCAAGACGATTTGAATCTTCCGCAGGCGGACATTGCGCCGGGTTCCGTGTCGATGGTGATGGCGAATATGGTGGTGCATGAATTGACGCAGCCGATCAAGATGTTCAAAGCGGCTTACGATTGGTTGAAACCGGGCGGTCGCTTGTGTGTGGTGGATGTGGTGCGACAGCCGCCAGTGCAGTGA